A region from the Gemmatimonadota bacterium genome encodes:
- a CDS encoding AI-2E family transporter, with protein sequence MQFLHTKRERAGLLIILLGAGILMAISSFAVGLLGAAVLYVLCVPVYQRLRRRVGPDGAASLTLVFAVVAIALPVMWIVALVADQGSEMLRRAQESNAFAHLSNLPKIGTVDIGAEVAKASGTFFRWLSQQAFDFVGGAARATLNLVISFFALYYMLVSAEVSWKAFREFLPFSEEGANLLRDRFYSVTHATVLGTLLTSLAQGTLIGIAFLVVGLPNALFWGVVTGFASILPVLGSALVWLPGVLVLLAQGRYGATVTLLVIGAGLASNIDNVIRPLIYRRVSNLHPMVTLIGAFAGVKYFGLLGVLLGPLAIQYFFEFVTLYRKEYIAAPSAPTSVAASS encoded by the coding sequence ATGCAATTCCTCCATACCAAGCGTGAACGTGCCGGTCTCCTGATCATCCTGCTTGGCGCGGGGATCCTGATGGCCATCTCCTCGTTTGCCGTCGGGCTGCTTGGTGCGGCAGTCCTCTATGTGTTGTGTGTCCCTGTTTACCAGCGTCTGCGTCGGCGCGTGGGGCCGGACGGTGCGGCGTCCCTGACCCTGGTCTTTGCGGTGGTTGCCATTGCGTTACCGGTGATGTGGATCGTCGCGCTGGTGGCCGACCAGGGTTCCGAGATGCTCCGTCGAGCCCAGGAGTCCAACGCATTCGCGCACCTCAGCAATCTCCCGAAGATCGGGACGGTGGACATCGGAGCGGAGGTCGCCAAGGCGAGCGGGACCTTCTTCCGCTGGTTGTCCCAGCAAGCGTTCGATTTTGTGGGTGGCGCCGCGCGCGCCACGTTGAACCTCGTGATCTCGTTCTTTGCGCTGTATTACATGCTGGTCTCGGCCGAGGTGTCGTGGAAGGCGTTCCGCGAGTTCCTCCCGTTCTCGGAGGAGGGGGCGAACCTGCTGCGTGATCGGTTCTACTCGGTCACGCACGCCACGGTGCTTGGGACCCTGCTGACCTCGCTCGCCCAGGGGACCCTGATCGGGATTGCATTCCTCGTGGTCGGCCTGCCTAACGCGCTCTTCTGGGGGGTCGTGACCGGCTTTGCGTCGATCCTGCCGGTGCTGGGAAGCGCTCTCGTGTGGCTCCCCGGGGTGCTGGTGCTCCTCGCCCAGGGACGGTATGGCGCGACGGTGACCCTCCTGGTGATCGGTGCTGGCCTGGCGAGCAACATCGACAACGTGATCCGACCGTTGATCTATCGGCGGGTCTCGAACCTGCACCCGATGGTGACCTTGATTGGCGCCTTTGCCGGGGTGAAGTACTTCGGGTTGCTCGGTGTACTGCTCGGCCCGCTGGCGATCCAGTACTTCTTCGAGTTCGTGACGCTGTATCGCAAGGAGTACATCGCCGCGCCCAGCGCTCCGACTTCCGTCGCCGCGTCGTCGTGA
- a CDS encoding winged helix-turn-helix transcriptional regulator, whose amino-acid sequence MPRILTPALLDLVADRFKALADPARLRLLSALRDGERTVSELVEATDLSQANASKHLTLLHTLGFVKRRREGSWTYYALGDRDVMRLCDLMCGRIEAEVERRAQMLG is encoded by the coding sequence ATGCCACGCATCCTGACCCCCGCGCTGCTCGATCTGGTCGCCGATCGCTTCAAGGCGCTCGCCGACCCGGCGCGCCTGCGGTTGCTGAGCGCCCTCCGTGATGGGGAACGCACCGTGTCTGAACTGGTGGAGGCGACGGACCTCTCCCAGGCCAATGCATCCAAGCACCTCACGCTGCTACACACCCTGGGCTTCGTGAAGCGCCGCCGGGAAGGGAGCTGGACGTACTATGCCCTGGGTGACCGGGACGTGATGCGACTCTGTGACCTGATGTGCGGGCGGATCGAGGCCGAGGTGGAGCGGCGGGCCCAAATGCTGGGGTGA
- a CDS encoding DUF2892 domain-containing protein codes for MCPPRIILRIAGAFVLTSVAFATWLHPAWLAFTAFVGFNMLQSSFTGFCPLERGLGALGWLGCQPRAAR; via the coding sequence ATGTGCCCTCCTCGCATCATCCTCCGCATTGCTGGTGCCTTCGTGCTCACCTCCGTGGCCTTCGCGACCTGGCTCCACCCGGCCTGGCTCGCCTTCACGGCCTTCGTGGGCTTCAACATGCTCCAGTCGAGCTTCACGGGATTCTGTCCCCTGGAGCGAGGACTGGGTGCGCTCGGCTGGCTGGGCTGCCAGCCCCGAGCGGCACGTTAG
- a CDS encoding DUF302 domain-containing protein produces MIAQTTRYGFGVTLTVPYEEATRRTREALATEGFGVLTEIDVAATLKKKLDVDFRPYVILGACNPSLAHRALTAERDIGLLLPCNVIVYAGDTEGTSVVAAMDPVEALSLTGRTDIAELATEVKARLHRALASLETTN; encoded by the coding sequence ATGATTGCGCAGACCACCCGGTATGGCTTTGGCGTGACCCTGACCGTCCCGTATGAGGAAGCCACGCGTCGCACCCGCGAGGCGCTGGCCACTGAGGGATTCGGGGTGTTGACCGAGATTGACGTCGCCGCCACGCTCAAGAAGAAGCTCGATGTCGACTTTCGCCCCTATGTCATCCTGGGGGCATGCAATCCATCGTTGGCGCACCGAGCCCTGACCGCGGAGCGAGACATCGGCTTGCTCCTGCCCTGCAACGTCATCGTGTATGCGGGCGACACTGAGGGGACGAGTGTCGTCGCCGCGATGGACCCGGTCGAGGCCTTGTCCCTCACCGGTCGGACGGACATCGCCGAACTGGCCACCGAGGTCAAGGCGCGACTGCACCGCGCCCTGGCGTCGCTCGAGACGACGAACTGA